The segment ATACGTTCTGAAACATTACAGGATTGAAATTGGCAAAATTTACGATTGCCTTGGGGATCCGGTGTTGATAAAACAGTTATTTTACAATATCTTGGATAATGCATTTAAATACTCATCGAAATCGGATATCCCTGAGATCTCAATAGACTCGAGGATTGAGGGTGATTATATAGTTTATAAGGTAGAGGATAATGGTATCGGTTTTGATAATATGTATGTTGATAAAATTTTTAATCTTTTTTCAAGACTGAATAGTTCCAGCGAATACCAGGGTACTGGCATTGGGCTTTCTGTGGTTAAAACTATAGTTCAGAGACATTTGGGTTCAATCTGGGTAGAGGGGGAAAAGGGGAAAGGTGCTATTTTTTACATAAAATTAAAAGGGGGCTCCAATGAAATCTGATGTTGTTGAAATATTACTTGTGGAAGACAATGAGTATGACGCGGAGCTTACAATTAGAGCACTAAAAAAGGCCAACGTGGTAAATGGACTGAAATGGTTAAAAGATGGTGAAGAGGCACTAGAATACATTTTTGGGGATGAAAATAATGTCAAAACATCGATGAAGTTGATTCTTTTAGATTTGAAGATGCCAAAGGTTGATGGGCTTGAGGTTGCAAAACGATTAAAGTCTGACAACA is part of the Calditerrivibrio nitroreducens DSM 19672 genome and harbors:
- a CDS encoding response regulator → MKSDVVEILLVEDNEYDAELTIRALKKANVVNGLKWLKDGEEALEYIFGDENNVKTSMKLILLDLKMPKVDGLEVAKRLKSDNRTKFMPVVILTSSEDEVDRIKAYEFGVNSYIIKPVDFEKFFDAVQKVGLYWLLFNKTPEV